One window from the genome of Paraneptunicella aestuarii encodes:
- a CDS encoding DUF3718 domain-containing protein, translating into MSKLYLKLALAGVIFGLSCPSMADPSLELANICTIIKNNDKSELRKKLKKVQKEYKLKLSDFYAGISCEGNSMIRHAMSTSASDAGEYLVSQMRKSDLEQAESDGKTILQWAEENGHIASPVGSALVSRING; encoded by the coding sequence ATGAGCAAGCTCTACTTAAAATTAGCCTTGGCAGGCGTAATCTTTGGTTTGTCATGTCCTTCCATGGCGGATCCGAGTCTTGAATTAGCGAATATCTGTACAATTATCAAAAACAACGATAAATCAGAGCTTCGTAAAAAGCTTAAGAAAGTTCAAAAAGAATATAAATTAAAGCTAAGTGATTTTTATGCTGGTATTTCTTGTGAAGGAAACAGCATGATTCGTCACGCAATGTCTACTAGTGCAAGCGATGCTGGAGAGTATTTGGTCAGCCAGATGCGCAAATCTGATTTGGAACAAGCTGAATCAGATGGTAAGACCATTCTTCAGTGGGCTGAAGAAAATGGTCACATTGCTAGCCCGGTGGGTTCTGCTTTAGTGAGCCGTATCAACGGTTAA
- a CDS encoding BaiN/RdsA family NAD(P)/FAD-dependent oxidoreductase: MTKVDVIIIGAGAAGLFCAAQAGYRGRSVTVLDHAKKVGRKILMSGGGRCNFTNMYTSPDNFLSKNAHYCKSALSKYTQWDFIALVNEYGIAHHEKTLGQLFCDDSAKNIVDMLLTECQKAKVNIRTQTEILEIEKQESGFKIHTNSGEYICESLVVATGGLSMPKLGATPFGYQIAEQFGHTIEATRAGLVPFTLHDHDKAALSELSGISVEAVASCHNTSFKENILFTHRGLSGPAILQISSYWTPGETVELNLSPNLSLLNELQQKQTESPNAQLGTVLSHYFPKRFVQTALSYFNLENKPLKQYQGKQLQQIAETFEQWHLKPNGTEGYRTAEVTLGGVSTEQLSSKTMESKLVPGLYFIGEVVDVTGMLGGFNFQWAWSSGWVAGQVC; encoded by the coding sequence GTGACAAAAGTAGATGTAATTATTATTGGTGCTGGCGCAGCTGGCTTATTTTGCGCGGCTCAGGCAGGTTATAGAGGCCGCTCGGTCACAGTGCTCGACCACGCCAAAAAGGTAGGCCGTAAGATATTGATGTCAGGCGGAGGAAGATGCAATTTTACCAATATGTACACTTCCCCTGACAACTTCCTGTCAAAAAACGCTCATTATTGCAAATCTGCGCTCAGTAAATACACTCAATGGGACTTCATTGCACTAGTCAATGAATATGGTATTGCCCATCATGAAAAAACGCTGGGGCAATTATTCTGCGATGACAGTGCCAAAAACATCGTCGATATGTTACTTACTGAATGTCAAAAAGCGAAAGTCAATATTCGTACTCAAACAGAAATCCTGGAAATAGAAAAACAGGAATCAGGTTTTAAAATTCATACCAATAGCGGCGAATACATATGTGAAAGTCTGGTTGTTGCTACTGGAGGCTTATCAATGCCAAAACTTGGTGCAACACCTTTCGGTTATCAAATAGCAGAACAGTTTGGTCACACAATAGAAGCAACACGAGCTGGTTTGGTTCCATTTACCTTACATGATCACGATAAAGCGGCACTATCAGAACTATCAGGTATATCAGTAGAAGCGGTCGCCAGTTGCCATAACACCAGCTTTAAAGAAAACATCCTGTTCACCCACAGAGGGCTCAGCGGCCCGGCTATTTTGCAAATTTCATCTTATTGGACACCCGGTGAAACCGTCGAGCTAAACCTAAGCCCTAACCTCTCATTATTAAATGAATTGCAACAAAAACAAACTGAATCACCAAACGCTCAATTGGGCACAGTGCTATCGCACTATTTTCCCAAACGCTTTGTACAAACCGCCCTTTCCTATTTCAACCTGGAAAACAAGCCATTAAAACAATATCAAGGAAAGCAACTACAACAAATAGCAGAGACATTTGAACAATGGCACCTAAAACCCAACGGCACTGAAGGATATCGAACCGCCGAGGTAACGCTAGGGGGAGTGAGCACCGAACAGCTCTCATCAAAGACAATGGAGAGCAAACTTGTGCCTGGTCTATACTTTATTGGCGAAGTCGTCGATGTTACCGGTATGCTGGGAGGTTTTAATTTTCAATGGGCATGGAGTTCTGGCTGGGTAGCTGGGCAGGTGTGTTGA
- a CDS encoding ankyrin repeat domain-containing protein — protein MIKTVRYCVIVAMFLAVIGCKEELIGGMKLEEAFVPNVAEFVDAVLDSDYNRADKLLHDGVDINAVGKEGITPFLWLLAEEHAKDLEAIEYMLKKGANPNYIDPDRQVSAMYFAAGGNKPEFLELLIKYGGDVNQIGNDDKSMLMVAAEQGRLDNIKTLLEYGAKMEYQNRLRHTAATMCITPGRFDLVVYLLEHGFSTDLQGLGMLSETVIVDTEMQPYKEQTIDILRSKGVKFPASGRLKRYLEKHPASESEVWDMVYGRVQY, from the coding sequence GTGATAAAAACGGTTAGATATTGCGTGATTGTAGCCATGTTTTTGGCTGTAATCGGATGTAAAGAAGAATTAATTGGGGGAATGAAATTGGAAGAGGCATTTGTTCCAAATGTAGCAGAGTTTGTCGATGCAGTGTTGGATAGCGATTACAACAGAGCCGACAAGCTGTTACATGATGGTGTTGATATTAATGCGGTTGGAAAAGAAGGGATTACTCCTTTTTTATGGCTGTTGGCTGAAGAGCATGCGAAAGATTTGGAAGCGATAGAATACATGCTGAAAAAGGGGGCAAACCCGAATTATATTGACCCTGATAGACAAGTGTCCGCAATGTATTTTGCTGCAGGGGGAAATAAGCCCGAATTTTTGGAGTTGCTGATTAAGTATGGTGGGGATGTTAACCAAATCGGTAATGATGACAAATCCATGTTAATGGTGGCCGCGGAACAAGGACGATTAGATAATATTAAGACTCTTTTAGAGTATGGGGCGAAGATGGAATATCAAAACCGACTACGTCATACCGCTGCGACAATGTGCATAACACCCGGACGATTTGATCTGGTCGTCTACCTTCTGGAACATGGATTTTCTACTGACTTACAAGGCTTAGGGATGCTATCTGAAACAGTGATTGTTGACACGGAAATGCAACCCTATAAGGAACAGACCATTGATATTCTTCGCAGTAAGGGCGTGAAATTCCCTGCAAGCGGCAGGTTGAAGAGATATTTAGAAAAGCATCCTGCGAGTGAAAGTGAAGTGTGGGACATGGTTTATGGGCGGGTTCAATATTAG